A portion of the Oxynema aestuarii AP17 genome contains these proteins:
- a CDS encoding carbon dioxide-concentrating mechanism protein CcmK, producing MPIAVGMIETKGFPAVVEAADAMVKAARVTLVGYEKIGSARVTVIVRGDVSEVQASVAAGVENVKRVNGGEVVSTHIIARPHENLEYVLPIRYTEAVEQFRTY from the coding sequence ATGCCAATCGCCGTGGGAATGATTGAAACCAAGGGGTTTCCCGCCGTCGTAGAAGCGGCAGATGCGATGGTCAAAGCCGCTCGCGTCACGTTAGTCGGATATGAGAAAATCGGGAGCGCCCGGGTCACGGTAATCGTGCGCGGCGACGTGTCGGAAGTGCAAGCCTCCGTCGCTGCCGGAGTCGAAAACGTCAAGCGGGTCAACGGCGGAGAAGTTGTATCTACCCACATTATCGCCCGTCCTCACGAGAACCTCGAATACGTCCTGCCGATTCGGTACACCGAAGCTGTCGAGCAGTTCCGAACCTACTAG
- a CDS encoding carbon dioxide-concentrating mechanism protein CcmK has translation MSIAVGMIETIGFPAVVEAADAMVKAARVTLVGYEKIGSGRVTVIVRGDVSEVQASVAAGVENVKRVNGGQVASTHIIARPHENLEYVLPIRYTESVEQFRSY, from the coding sequence ATGTCTATTGCCGTCGGCATGATCGAAACGATTGGATTTCCCGCCGTCGTGGAAGCGGCAGATGCGATGGTCAAAGCGGCCCGCGTCACCTTAGTCGGATACGAAAAAATTGGAAGCGGTCGCGTGACCGTAATCGTGCGCGGCGACGTGTCGGAAGTGCAAGCCTCCGTCGCTGCCGGAGTCGAAAACGTCAAGCGGGTCAATGGGGGTCAAGTGGCGTCCACCCACATCATCGCCCGTCCCCACGAAAACCTCGAATACGTGCTGCCGATTCGATATACCGAATCCGTCGAACAATTCCGCAGTTACTAA
- a CDS encoding carbon dioxide-concentrating mechanism protein CcmK, which translates to MSIAVGMIETLGFPAVVEAADAMVKAARVTLVGYEKIGSARVTVIVRGDVSEVQASVAAGIENVNRVNGGQVASTHIIARPHENLEYVLPIRYTEAVEQFRESTAGIRPMNRP; encoded by the coding sequence ATGTCAATCGCTGTTGGCATGATCGAAACCCTCGGGTTTCCCGCCGTCGTCGAAGCTGCCGATGCGATGGTGAAAGCCGCCCGGGTTACCTTGGTCGGCTATGAAAAAATTGGGAGCGCCCGCGTCACCGTGATCGTGCGTGGCGACGTCTCCGAAGTGCAAGCCTCCGTCGCTGCCGGAATCGAAAACGTCAACCGAGTCAACGGCGGACAAGTCGCGTCCACCCATATTATCGCGCGTCCCCACGAAAACCTCGAATACGTCCTACCGATTCGGTACACCGAAGCTGTAGAGCAGTTTCGCGAGAGTACCGCCGGAATTCGACCGATGAATCGACCGTAA
- a CDS encoding EutN/CcmL family microcompartment protein, with protein MQLAKVRGTVVSTQKEPSLRGVKLLLLQLLDENGQLLPDYEVAADSGVGAGVDEWVLVTRGSAARQVFGSSQERPVDATVVAIVDTVTVENQTLYSKKDQYR; from the coding sequence ATGCAACTGGCTAAAGTTCGCGGCACCGTCGTCAGCACGCAAAAAGAACCGAGTTTGCGAGGAGTCAAACTGCTCTTATTGCAACTGCTCGACGAAAACGGGCAACTGCTGCCCGACTACGAGGTCGCTGCCGACAGTGGCGTAGGAGCTGGGGTAGACGAATGGGTACTCGTCACCCGAGGGAGTGCCGCCCGCCAAGTTTTCGGATCGTCTCAAGAGCGTCCCGTCGATGCAACCGTCGTGGCGATCGTCGATACGGTGACCGTCGAAAATCAGACCCTATATAGCAAAAAAGACCAGTACCGTTAG
- a CDS encoding ribulose bisphosphate carboxylase small subunit, which translates to MVVRSVGVAAPPTPWSKNLAEPQIDTSAYVHSFSNIIGDVRIGPNVLVAPGTSIRADEGFPFNIGAGSNIQDGVVIHGLEQGRVIGDDGKEYSVWIGKNASITHMTLIHGPAYIGDNCFIGFRSTVFNARVGEGCIVMMHALIQDVEIPPGKYVPSGSVITNQQQADRLPDVQQADIQFSRHVVDINEALRSGYQCAENVACVTNIRNEMNTASNSNGFGASSSNSTLSPEVVNQVRQLLDSGYRIGTEHVDERRFRTGSWKSCAPIDSKQVSQVVGALEACLAEHRGEYVRLIGIDPKAKRRVLETIIQRPNGQATFSRQSGSYSPSRPSSASAGAAGSASFDGEVVEQVRQLIQSGYRIGTEHVDERRFRTGSWKSCAPIDSKQVSEVMDALAACLVEHSGEYVRLIGIDPKAKRRVVETIIQRPGDPAPSAGARPASGSSSGSFGGSTSATATATATSTKLDREVVEQVQQLLAGGFRIGAEHVDERRFRTGSWKSCGQLDATSAAGAIAGLENFMSQYSGEYVRLIGIDPKAKRRVVETIVQRP; encoded by the coding sequence ATGGTAGTCCGTAGCGTCGGCGTCGCCGCCCCCCCCACGCCCTGGTCGAAAAACTTAGCCGAACCGCAAATCGATACATCCGCATACGTTCATTCCTTTTCTAACATCATCGGGGATGTACGCATCGGACCGAACGTCCTCGTTGCACCGGGAACCTCGATTCGCGCCGATGAAGGCTTCCCCTTCAATATCGGTGCGGGAAGCAACATCCAAGATGGGGTCGTCATTCACGGGTTGGAACAAGGCCGAGTCATCGGCGATGACGGCAAAGAATATTCCGTCTGGATCGGCAAAAATGCTTCGATCACCCACATGACCTTGATTCACGGTCCGGCTTACATCGGCGATAACTGTTTTATCGGCTTCCGCTCCACCGTGTTCAACGCCCGGGTAGGAGAGGGCTGTATCGTCATGATGCACGCCCTGATTCAAGATGTGGAAATTCCCCCCGGAAAATACGTGCCTTCCGGCTCGGTGATTACCAACCAACAACAGGCCGATCGCCTCCCGGACGTGCAACAGGCCGATATTCAATTTAGTCGCCACGTCGTCGATATTAACGAAGCCTTGCGCTCGGGATATCAATGTGCGGAAAACGTGGCTTGTGTTACCAATATTCGCAACGAAATGAATACAGCAAGTAATTCTAACGGTTTTGGCGCTTCTTCCTCTAACTCGACCCTCTCCCCGGAAGTGGTGAATCAAGTGCGGCAACTGCTCGATAGCGGCTATCGCATCGGCACGGAACATGTAGACGAGCGCCGTTTCCGCACCGGATCGTGGAAGAGCTGCGCCCCCATCGACAGCAAGCAAGTCTCGCAAGTGGTCGGCGCCCTGGAAGCCTGTCTGGCGGAACATCGCGGCGAATACGTGCGCCTGATCGGCATCGACCCGAAAGCCAAACGCCGGGTTCTCGAAACCATCATCCAACGCCCCAACGGTCAAGCTACCTTTAGCCGCCAAAGCGGCAGCTACAGCCCCTCCCGCCCCAGTTCCGCCAGTGCGGGCGCTGCCGGATCGGCGAGTTTTGACGGGGAAGTGGTCGAACAAGTGCGTCAACTGATCCAGAGTGGCTATCGCATCGGGACGGAACATGTAGACGAGCGCCGTTTCCGTACCGGGTCGTGGAAGAGCTGCGCCCCCATCGACAGCAAGCAAGTTTCCGAAGTGATGGACGCCCTCGCCGCCTGCTTGGTGGAACATAGCGGGGAATACGTGCGCCTGATCGGCATCGACCCGAAAGCCAAACGCCGGGTGGTCGAAACCATCATCCAACGTCCCGGAGATCCGGCGCCGAGTGCGGGCGCCCGTCCGGCGAGTGGTAGCAGTAGCGGCAGTTTCGGCGGGAGCACTTCGGCGACGGCGACGGCAACGGCGACGAGTACCAAGCTCGATCGCGAGGTGGTCGAACAAGTGCAGCAGCTCCTCGCGGGGGGTTTCCGCATCGGCGCGGAACATGTGGACGAGCGCCGTTTCCGTACCGGGTCGTGGAAGAGCTGCGGTCAACTCGACGCCACCAGCGCCGCCGGAGCGATCGCCGGACTGGAAAACTTCATGTCGCAATATAGCGGGGAATACGTGCGCCTGATCGGTATCGACCCGAAAGCCAAACGCCGGGTGGTGGAGACGATCGTTCAAAGACCGTAG
- a CDS encoding BMC domain-containing protein has translation MDRKQSGIIPRQQLRRTDNLSESALGLVSTQSFPAIVGCADMMLKSAGVVLVGYEKIGGGHCTAIVRGRIADVRLAVEAGAETAEKFGQTVSKLILPRPLPNLEVIFPIGSRLSDLAQEQGQSRLSNQAIGLLETRGFPAMVGAADAMLKSANVQLAAYEKIGDGLCTAIVRGAVADVVVAVEAGMYEAERIGEFHAVMVIPRPLDDLEKTLPVASCWVEERQPLKMPVSVKEKEKDMVALPDLQQLPASESQKEVELVELPELDSLEQRNAEPLDRE, from the coding sequence ATGGATCGAAAACAATCGGGAATTATTCCCCGCCAACAATTGAGAAGAACCGATAACCTCAGCGAAAGCGCGTTGGGACTGGTTTCGACCCAGAGTTTTCCCGCCATTGTCGGTTGTGCGGACATGATGCTCAAATCCGCCGGGGTCGTCTTAGTCGGTTACGAAAAAATAGGCGGCGGTCACTGCACGGCGATCGTGCGCGGTCGGATCGCCGACGTGCGCCTCGCCGTCGAAGCGGGGGCCGAAACGGCGGAAAAATTCGGACAGACCGTTTCTAAGCTGATTCTGCCCCGTCCCCTGCCCAATTTAGAAGTCATCTTTCCCATCGGTTCGCGCCTGTCCGACCTCGCCCAAGAACAAGGACAGTCCCGCTTGAGCAATCAGGCGATCGGCTTGTTAGAAACCCGGGGCTTTCCGGCGATGGTCGGGGCGGCGGATGCCATGCTCAAATCTGCCAACGTCCAACTCGCCGCCTACGAAAAAATCGGGGACGGACTCTGTACGGCGATCGTGCGCGGCGCCGTCGCCGACGTGGTCGTCGCGGTGGAAGCGGGAATGTACGAAGCCGAACGCATTGGCGAATTCCACGCCGTGATGGTGATTCCGCGACCCCTCGACGACCTCGAAAAAACGCTTCCCGTCGCCAGTTGCTGGGTCGAAGAGCGCCAACCGCTCAAAATGCCCGTTTCCGTCAAAGAAAAAGAAAAAGATATGGTGGCTTTACCGGATTTACAGCAACTTCCGGCCTCCGAATCTCAAAAAGAAGTCGAACTCGTCGAATTGCCGGAGTTGGACTCCCTCGAACAGCGCAACGCCGAACCCCTCGATCGCGAGTAG
- the ygfZ gene encoding CAF17-like 4Fe-4S cluster assembly/insertion protein YgfZ: protein MTTDLETLQKAAGATFESEDGDRPVPDSFGNDGEAIAAARNGVALCDRRHWGRLQLSGDDKLRFLHNQSTNDFQRLQPGRGCETVFVTSTARTIDLVSAYVTETAVLLLVSPNRRQKMLQWLDRYIFPADKVELSDLTETTGMFSLIGPEADRLLKQWDIAAPQTDGSHAIVAIDGTEVRLCRGSGVGLPGYTLICEGDRSASLWQSLTEAGAVPMGDRAWERLRVEQGRPASDRELTDDYNPLEAGLWQTISFDKGCYIGQETIARLNTYKGVKQQLWGVRLDRRVEPETPVTVGEDKVGKLTSCTVGDTGAFGLAYIRTKAGGEGLSVRVGEAQGEIVAVPFLTRGYPTQTSGDAAE from the coding sequence ATGACCACCGATCTCGAAACTTTGCAAAAAGCCGCCGGAGCCACCTTTGAGTCCGAAGACGGCGATCGCCCCGTCCCGGACAGCTTCGGTAACGACGGCGAGGCGATCGCCGCCGCCCGCAACGGGGTCGCTTTGTGCGATCGCCGCCACTGGGGACGCTTGCAACTGTCCGGAGACGACAAACTGCGCTTTCTGCACAATCAAAGTACCAACGACTTTCAACGGTTGCAACCCGGTCGAGGATGCGAGACGGTGTTTGTCACCTCTACCGCTCGCACGATCGACCTCGTCAGCGCTTACGTCACCGAAACCGCCGTCTTGCTGCTGGTCTCGCCGAACCGCCGTCAAAAAATGCTGCAATGGCTCGATCGCTATATCTTCCCGGCGGATAAAGTCGAGTTAAGCGATCTCACTGAGACCACGGGAATGTTTAGTTTAATCGGACCCGAGGCCGATCGCCTCTTGAAACAATGGGACATTGCCGCACCGCAAACTGACGGGTCTCACGCGATCGTCGCAATCGACGGTACAGAAGTGCGCTTGTGTCGGGGGAGTGGCGTGGGACTGCCCGGATATACTCTAATTTGCGAAGGCGATCGCAGCGCCTCACTTTGGCAAAGCCTCACCGAAGCCGGGGCCGTCCCCATGGGCGATCGCGCCTGGGAACGCCTCCGCGTCGAACAAGGGCGTCCGGCGAGCGATCGCGAACTCACCGACGACTACAATCCCCTCGAAGCCGGATTGTGGCAGACCATTTCATTTGACAAAGGCTGCTACATCGGACAAGAAACCATCGCCCGTCTCAACACCTATAAAGGCGTCAAACAACAATTGTGGGGCGTCCGTTTGGATCGTCGTGTCGAACCCGAAACCCCGGTCACCGTCGGCGAAGACAAAGTCGGCAAACTCACCAGTTGTACCGTCGGCGATACCGGGGCCTTCGGCTTGGCGTACATCCGCACCAAAGCAGGCGGCGAAGGCTTAAGCGTCCGCGTCGGCGAAGCTCAAGGAGAAATCGTCGCCGTTCCCTTCCTCACTCGCGGTTATCCCACTCAAACCAGTGGCGACGCCGCCGAGTAG
- a CDS encoding tetratricopeptide repeat protein yields the protein MSIDFIGQRHLRLLTFTAILAGGTLCPLAIPALAGVGTMLAGVAGGIVANDVIAYHLTQLSAKLRQSGDTLANQDITKATGLTVGLVIQSVAESGRYPQAAKELKHLATTAAQQWTMFAQVNRDGEFGELDPLQEEQINNLFAKSGREFYEQTVLTVDDWCSVLRDGLCVRAKITLPDEIVLDLAQTLHHGFAKALREVFKSDFEEGGKAFSGLTLSMLGEILAILREAPERSPAIRDGLTAIETLQQQLRRENAAGFVQLGHQIDSGFETLLEQFGITQAQLTQLHGWLQQQLDQIARKLDVLQDTANEIKSNTEEIIDSIQEFIESQQRRKVQGMSFSLDTSPPTVTHWQGRERDLAVVEGWLNDENTKLGVIVGIAGMGKSTLAAKVFRQRTDFVGKLWLDLGQRPAFSIVARGILSDLVKLSPEDLQQIEEIHLTTVLIRCLQEQRFLLVLDNLESVLEDEGYRDFLQQWLGKCYRTEILVTTQVVPPLVQNLPTELALQGLSPREGAQLLQALKIGGTAEVLAQFVERVNGHPLTLQLVVGLLNDEKGEGATIEDLAALGMAEVGELMGRLEGMHRQELVPLVAVLATSFNRLTATLRKVLLSLVVLRQGFDAQIATAVSGETVTDKLLRELVKRGFLVAEGPEFYTFQPFIAEYLKFNLGDLTARHEQAIAFYQKGLKSREEWQTVADVREYLEIFYHLCELGEYERAFDRIRQGDNVYEFLTLRGNYEVLVDLYRQLVEHLPNHQDWRYPASLTSLGNAYNSLGQYREAIAFHEQSLEIQRAIGNRGGEATSLNNLGNAYYSLGQYREAIAFHEQSLEIERAIGNRGGEANSLGNLGNAYNSLGQYREAIAFHEQSLEIERAIGNRGGEANSLGNLGNAYNSLGQYREAIAFHEQSLEIQRAIGNRGGEANSLIGLGNAYYSLGQYREAIAFHEQSLEIQRAIGDRRGEATSLGNLGSAYDSLGQYREAIAFHEQSLEIKRAIGDRRGEANSLQNLGALYPKIGRIKEGFAASQQAQLIYQELDLPLEAYPIPNWMKTIAKFARRSKVHLIGCAILGVFAFPFAIVGLVGIILYRLIRSRFARR from the coding sequence ATGTCTATAGATTTTATCGGCCAACGTCACCTCCGCTTGTTGACCTTCACGGCTATCCTGGCGGGAGGCACCCTCTGTCCCTTGGCGATTCCGGCCCTTGCTGGAGTGGGTACGATGCTGGCGGGGGTTGCAGGGGGTATCGTCGCCAACGACGTCATCGCCTATCACCTCACTCAACTGTCCGCCAAGTTGCGCCAAAGTGGGGACACCCTCGCCAATCAAGATATTACCAAAGCCACCGGGTTGACCGTCGGCTTGGTGATTCAGTCCGTCGCCGAATCCGGGCGTTATCCCCAAGCAGCGAAAGAGCTCAAACACCTCGCCACCACGGCGGCGCAACAGTGGACGATGTTTGCGCAAGTCAATCGCGACGGAGAGTTTGGCGAGTTAGACCCGTTGCAAGAAGAGCAAATTAACAATCTCTTTGCTAAATCCGGTCGGGAGTTCTACGAACAAACGGTTTTAACGGTAGACGATTGGTGCAGCGTGTTGCGCGATGGCTTGTGTGTGCGTGCGAAAATCACCTTACCCGATGAGATCGTTCTCGATTTAGCACAAACCTTACATCACGGCTTTGCCAAAGCGTTGCGGGAAGTTTTTAAAAGTGACTTCGAGGAAGGCGGGAAAGCGTTTTCCGGGCTCACCCTGTCGATGTTGGGCGAAATTTTGGCAATTTTACGGGAGGCGCCCGAACGAAGCCCGGCAATTCGTGACGGCTTGACGGCGATTGAGACCCTACAGCAGCAACTTCGTCGAGAGAATGCGGCGGGATTCGTGCAGTTGGGGCATCAGATCGATTCTGGGTTCGAGACCTTGTTAGAACAGTTTGGGATAACTCAGGCACAACTGACCCAACTGCACGGGTGGTTACAACAGCAGTTAGACCAGATTGCTCGAAAACTGGACGTGTTGCAAGATACCGCCAACGAGATTAAAAGCAATACCGAAGAAATTATCGACTCTATCCAGGAGTTTATCGAGTCGCAACAACGGCGCAAGGTTCAAGGGATGTCGTTTAGCCTCGATACGAGTCCGCCAACGGTCACCCATTGGCAAGGACGCGAACGGGATTTAGCGGTGGTTGAAGGGTGGTTGAACGATGAAAATACCAAACTCGGCGTTATTGTCGGGATTGCGGGGATGGGGAAATCGACCCTGGCGGCGAAAGTGTTTCGTCAAAGAACGGATTTTGTCGGTAAATTATGGCTGGATTTGGGGCAACGTCCGGCGTTTTCGATTGTGGCGCGCGGTATTTTGAGCGATTTGGTCAAACTCTCCCCCGAAGATTTACAACAAATTGAAGAAATCCACTTGACGACGGTGTTAATACGCTGTCTGCAAGAGCAACGGTTTTTGCTGGTGTTGGACAATCTCGAATCGGTTTTGGAGGATGAAGGTTATCGGGATTTTCTACAGCAGTGGCTGGGGAAATGCTATCGGACGGAAATTCTGGTGACGACACAAGTGGTGCCGCCATTAGTCCAGAATCTGCCGACGGAATTAGCTCTCCAGGGACTCTCGCCGAGGGAAGGGGCTCAATTATTGCAGGCGTTGAAAATTGGCGGGACGGCGGAGGTATTAGCGCAGTTTGTCGAACGAGTCAACGGTCATCCGCTCACGTTGCAACTGGTGGTGGGGTTGCTCAATGACGAAAAAGGAGAAGGGGCGACGATTGAGGATTTAGCCGCGTTGGGGATGGCCGAGGTCGGCGAGTTGATGGGGCGCCTAGAGGGGATGCACCGTCAAGAATTGGTGCCGTTGGTGGCGGTGTTGGCGACTAGTTTTAACCGTTTGACGGCGACGTTACGGAAGGTTTTGTTGTCGTTGGTGGTTTTGCGTCAGGGGTTTGACGCCCAGATCGCCACGGCGGTTTCTGGGGAGACGGTCACGGACAAGCTGTTGCGGGAGTTGGTAAAACGGGGCTTTTTAGTCGCCGAAGGGCCCGAGTTTTATACGTTCCAGCCGTTTATTGCCGAATATCTCAAGTTTAATTTGGGAGATTTAACGGCACGACACGAGCAAGCCATCGCCTTTTATCAAAAGGGGTTGAAGTCCCGGGAAGAGTGGCAAACCGTGGCAGATGTCCGGGAATATTTAGAGATCTTTTATCATCTCTGCGAGTTGGGAGAGTACGAACGAGCTTTCGATCGCATTAGGCAGGGGGATAATGTATACGAGTTCCTGACGTTACGCGGTAATTACGAAGTCTTGGTCGATCTGTATCGGCAATTGGTCGAACATCTCCCCAATCACCAAGACTGGCGATATCCTGCCTCGTTAACCTCGTTAGGCAATGCTTACAATTCCCTGGGACAGTACCGAGAGGCGATCGCCTTCCACGAACAATCTCTCGAAATTCAACGGGCGATCGGCAATAGAGGGGGGGAAGCCACTTCTTTAAACAATTTAGGCAATGCTTACTATTCCCTGGGACAGTACCGAGAGGCGATCGCCTTCCACGAACAATCTCTCGAAATTGAACGGGCGATCGGCAATAGAGGGGGGGAAGCCAATTCTTTAGGCAATTTAGGCAATGCTTACAATTCCCTGGGACAGTACCGAGAGGCGATCGCCTTCCACGAACAATCTCTCGAAATTGAACGGGCGATCGGCAATAGAGGGGGGGAAGCCAATTCTTTAGGCAATTTAGGCAATGCTTACAATTCCCTGGGACAGTACCGAGAGGCGATCGCCTTCCACGAACAATCTCTCGAAATTCAACGGGCGATCGGCAATAGAGGGGGGGAAGCCAATTCTTTAATCGGTTTAGGCAATGCTTACTATTCCCTGGGACAGTACCGAGAGGCGATCGCCTTCCACGAACAATCCCTCGAAATTCAACGGGCGATCGGCGACAGAAGGGGGGAAGCCACTTCTTTAGGCAATTTAGGCAGTGCTTACGATTCCCTGGGACAGTACCGAGAGGCGATCGCCTTCCACGAACAATCCCTCGAAATTAAACGGGCGATCGGCGACAGAAGGGGGGAAGCCAATTCTTTACAAAACTTAGGTGCTTTGTACCCAAAAATCGGCAGAATTAAAGAAGGATTTGCGGCGAGTCAGCAAGCACAATTAATTTATCAAGAATTAGATTTACCCCTTGAGGCTTACCCGATTCCCAATTGGATGAAAACCATTGCTAAATTTGCCCGACGCAGTAAAGTTCATCTAATTGGATGTGCGATCCTCGGTGTTTTTGCGTTCCCGTTTGCGATCGTTGGACTGGTTGGCATTATCCTTTATCGCCTCATCCGCAGTCGCTTCGCCCGCCGTTGA
- a CDS encoding SLC13 family permease — protein sequence MGIQQYFVLIWQQLTSLRRYSDRLGKHWIGCAIAALIFATVMVIPLPDFTPEARRSLAVFGVAVFMWGTSTLPLPVTALLILLLLPFSGAISHEDTYAYFGNRAVFFILGAFILSSPIVRSGLSTRIALAVVSRFGKKQTTLLGSILLLAAIMSCVISAHAVAAMLFPIVLEVVRASGAKPGGRFGLAAFLALAWGVVIGSNTTLLGGARGPLALGILFNTTGDSISFLQWIVWTIPLVLILLGLAYGLLQLMAQGEKVSLPKARRFLEARNKQLGPISRRELYTAGITLLTIVLWVVEGDNWGLDSVAFIGVCLAFIVGVAQWREVEEDVNWGIFVMYGSAIALSAALTDTGAASALTQLILASGINSPILVFATVVVIALAMTEFMSNAAAVAVILPVALALTQKYGIDPRAMTLGVVIPAGLGFMLPVSTPAIAIAVSSGYVRPLSVLRWGIWLDAIGYVLFLATSKLYWPLVGLKW from the coding sequence ATGGGCATACAGCAATATTTTGTGTTGATTTGGCAGCAATTGACCTCATTAAGGCGATATTCCGATCGCCTGGGCAAGCATTGGATCGGTTGCGCGATCGCGGCCTTGATTTTCGCAACCGTGATGGTCATTCCCTTACCCGACTTTACACCAGAAGCGCGGCGATCGCTCGCCGTGTTCGGGGTCGCCGTCTTCATGTGGGGAACTAGCACCCTTCCTCTTCCCGTCACCGCCCTCCTGATTCTCCTCCTGCTACCCTTTAGCGGCGCCATTTCCCACGAAGACACCTACGCCTACTTTGGCAATCGAGCCGTCTTCTTCATCCTCGGCGCCTTCATCCTCTCCAGTCCGATCGTGCGATCGGGACTCAGTACCCGCATCGCCCTAGCCGTCGTCTCGCGATTCGGCAAAAAACAAACCACCTTACTCGGATCCATTCTACTGCTCGCCGCGATCATGTCCTGCGTGATTAGCGCCCACGCCGTCGCCGCGATGCTGTTTCCGATCGTCCTCGAAGTCGTGCGCGCTTCCGGCGCCAAACCCGGCGGACGCTTTGGCTTAGCAGCATTCCTAGCCCTCGCCTGGGGCGTCGTGATCGGCTCCAACACCACCTTACTCGGGGGCGCCCGAGGACCGCTCGCTTTGGGAATCTTATTCAACACCACCGGAGATTCGATTAGCTTTCTCCAGTGGATCGTCTGGACCATTCCCCTCGTGCTGATCTTGCTCGGACTCGCTTATGGCTTGCTCCAACTCATGGCGCAAGGGGAAAAAGTCTCCCTCCCGAAAGCCCGCCGCTTTTTAGAAGCACGCAACAAGCAACTCGGACCGATCTCGCGACGAGAACTGTACACCGCCGGAATCACCCTACTGACGATCGTCCTGTGGGTCGTGGAAGGGGACAACTGGGGACTCGATAGCGTTGCCTTTATCGGCGTTTGCCTCGCCTTCATCGTCGGCGTGGCGCAATGGCGCGAAGTCGAAGAAGATGTCAACTGGGGGATTTTCGTCATGTACGGCAGCGCGATCGCCCTCAGTGCGGCCTTGACCGACACCGGAGCCGCATCCGCCCTCACCCAACTGATATTGGCTTCCGGTATAAATTCTCCTATTCTGGTGTTCGCTACCGTTGTTGTAATCGCTTTGGCAATGACTGAATTTATGAGCAATGCCGCCGCCGTCGCGGTCATTTTGCCCGTTGCCCTGGCCCTGACCCAGAAATACGGCATCGACCCCCGGGCCATGACCCTCGGCGTCGTCATTCCGGCGGGTTTGGGCTTCATGTTACCCGTGAGTACCCCGGCGATCGCGATTGCGGTCAGCAGTGGCTACGTGCGGCCCCTATCCGTGCTGCGGTGGGGGATTTGGCTCGATGCGATCGGCTACGTCCTCTTCTTAGCCACCAGCAAACTCTATTGGCCCCTCGTCGGATTAAAGTGGTAG
- the cysC gene encoding adenylyl-sulfate kinase → MQQRGVTVWFTGLSGAGKTTISRGVEKELRARGYSIEILDGDIVRTNLTKGLGFSKEDRDENIRRIGFVSHLLTRNGVIVLVSAISPYREMRREVRKRIGDFVEVFANAPLAVCEERDVKGLYKKARAGEIKQFTGIDDPYETPEDPEVNCHTDKESIDESVKKVLDYLASKGYIEMN, encoded by the coding sequence ATGCAACAGCGTGGTGTAACCGTGTGGTTTACAGGTCTGAGTGGTGCAGGGAAAACGACGATCAGCCGGGGAGTCGAAAAAGAACTCAGAGCGCGCGGATACTCGATAGAGATTCTCGACGGCGATATCGTGCGAACCAACCTCACCAAAGGCTTGGGCTTCAGTAAAGAAGACCGCGACGAAAACATCCGCCGGATCGGCTTCGTCTCGCACCTGCTGACCCGCAACGGCGTCATCGTCCTAGTTTCGGCGATTTCTCCCTATCGCGAGATGCGTCGAGAAGTTCGCAAGCGGATCGGCGATTTTGTCGAAGTGTTCGCCAATGCTCCCCTCGCCGTTTGCGAAGAACGCGACGTCAAGGGACTTTATAAAAAAGCTCGGGCGGGTGAAATCAAGCAGTTTACCGGAATTGACGACCCTTACGAAACTCCCGAAGATCCGGAAGTGAACTGCCATACCGATAAGGAAAGTATCGACGAGAGCGTTAAAAAAGTGCTCGACTATCTCGCCAGCAAAGGATATATCGAAATGAATTGA